A genomic window from Cloacibacillus evryensis DSM 19522 includes:
- a CDS encoding TRAP transporter small permease, whose protein sequence is MKKSMLCKFVDRFEEATCLIALSMSVVVLFVNVVLRYCFRTGFAWSDEAVRYLIIYVTMIGLGMGIRNNATISVDLLLQMSSESSKRILHIVIFAIQIIFGMVMTFASSKLLLMSWKMNEHTLAMDIPIIIPYSPLLIGSLLVIYRSVQELICVLKNEK, encoded by the coding sequence ATGAAGAAATCAATGTTATGTAAGTTTGTTGACAGATTTGAAGAAGCAACATGTTTAATTGCGCTTTCAATGTCGGTTGTGGTTCTCTTTGTCAATGTTGTGTTGCGGTATTGTTTTAGGACTGGTTTTGCTTGGAGCGATGAAGCGGTCAGGTATCTTATCATTTACGTTACCATGATAGGCCTTGGCATGGGAATTCGCAACAACGCCACAATATCTGTCGATCTGCTTCTTCAGATGTCATCAGAGTCATCAAAACGGATATTGCATATCGTCATATTTGCAATTCAAATAATATTTGGTATGGTGATGACTTTTGCTTCCTCGAAGTTGCTGCTTATGAGCTGGAAGATGAATGAACATACTCTTGCCATGGATATTCCGATCATAATTCCATATTCTCCCCTGCTGATCGGGTCGCTGTTGGTGATATATCGTTCCGTTCAAGAGCTCATCTGTGTCTTGAAAAATGAAAAGTAG
- a CDS encoding MFS transporter, with protein sequence MRKTNSDAINYFIYCLLAFSYFLACFLRTSSGVILPHVAASIVLTPSAIGLVSGMFFYGYTVTQPFCGKMCDEKGPLFIESCGLAIFAFGLFLFAIARSTTSLCFARFLIGIGAGPTFCGIMVFQAKAFSPSIFSKLMGYTIMLGHFGGVVSITPLGVAVDKYGYRAIHSTLAVLVLLIACSLYYLRRNFTISCAKAEKASGVLSGFMIICRFSQLRSILFLWSLGMLLQMNLIGLWGVTWIAKSGNIAVSSARFYMSMAGSGVLVGAFLCGRYGNDLVKSPKYIRWICLLLISILLSLTMCIDFCLAWPLLLSLSLCLGVILGMTNVLCNIYLYKIVGPDLVGTVTGANNVILFLAVLFSQWFSGVFIQEYDNLIDITYVSSYAAFFLIISMLGVFALHMLCKTSFNNE encoded by the coding sequence ATGCGAAAAACAAATAGCGATGCTATCAATTATTTTATCTATTGCTTATTGGCCTTCTCATATTTTCTCGCATGTTTTTTACGGACGTCCAGTGGCGTTATCTTGCCCCATGTAGCAGCTTCGATAGTTTTGACACCGTCTGCAATCGGGCTTGTTTCTGGAATGTTTTTTTATGGGTATACGGTAACTCAACCCTTTTGCGGAAAAATGTGCGATGAAAAGGGACCGTTGTTTATTGAAAGTTGTGGATTAGCAATATTTGCCTTTGGATTATTTTTGTTTGCAATCGCGCGATCGACGACATCACTCTGTTTTGCTAGGTTTTTGATTGGAATAGGGGCTGGCCCTACGTTTTGTGGGATAATGGTTTTTCAGGCAAAAGCATTTTCCCCGAGTATTTTTTCAAAATTAATGGGATATACAATAATGCTTGGTCACTTTGGCGGGGTTGTTTCAATTACGCCATTAGGAGTTGCCGTTGATAAATATGGATACCGCGCTATACACAGCACACTTGCCGTTCTTGTGCTGTTAATTGCATGTTCCCTCTATTACTTGCGCAGGAATTTTACGATTAGTTGCGCAAAGGCAGAAAAAGCAAGCGGAGTATTATCGGGGTTTATGATAATTTGCAGATTTTCTCAGCTGAGATCGATTTTGTTTCTCTGGAGCCTGGGGATGCTTTTACAGATGAACCTTATAGGGCTGTGGGGCGTTACTTGGATTGCAAAGTCAGGTAATATCGCTGTAAGCTCAGCAAGGTTCTATATGTCCATGGCGGGCTCGGGCGTTCTGGTTGGAGCGTTTCTTTGCGGTCGCTATGGGAACGACCTAGTGAAGTCGCCGAAATACATCAGGTGGATATGCCTTCTTTTGATTTCAATATTGTTGTCTCTGACTATGTGTATAGATTTTTGCCTGGCTTGGCCGCTACTATTGTCGTTATCCTTATGCCTTGGCGTTATCCTTGGTATGACGAACGTGCTCTGTAATATTTATCTCTACAAGATCGTGGGGCCAGATTTAGTAGGAACAGTTACCGGCGCCAACAATGTGATCCTCTTTTTGGCTGTGTTATTCAGCCAATGGTTCTCCGGGGTATTTATTCAGGAATATGATAATTTAATAGATATAACTTACGTATCATCTTACGCGGCGTTCTTTCTTATTATTTCAATGCTGGGTGTGTTTGCGTTGCATATGTTATGTAAAACATCGTTTAATAATGAATAA
- a CDS encoding xanthine dehydrogenase family protein molybdopterin-binding subunit, which translates to MYSVIGKSHPLIDAVDKVTGRQIFGSDYSVEGMLFGSVLRSPFPHAYIRGIDASNAKAVKGVRAVVTGKDIEMPYYSVAGVSKLDEQILAFDKVRYVGDEVAVVAADTLDAAQEAASRIKVDYEEMPAVFDTEEAMRADAPIIHERFGSNIANVMNVSHGDIEMALGEAALVVTGEFTSGRIHHGYLEPNAGVASWIGDKITFWLPTQSPVLARMTYAKALGVRRDQVKVVQLPLGGGFGGKLEYKLHPLCALLSKFSGRPVKMVNTRQEEMTASLPRVPIKLRMQLALSAEGKFLGKKVRLVCDNGAYMNYGIGIQLSATTRNDNLYRIENIKTESYLVYTNSMPTGAFRGFGCPQSHFAQETLIDEAAVKLGIDPAGLRLMNASQKDDITPHNWWFGSCGFSDCIKQSVEAAKWSEKKKEYQLTHNDKWSKGIGIASCLHVSGNRTFLPFFDGSSALVRINEEGRVTIFPGEVDMGQGCKTVFAMIAAEELGIPVDWVSVADMDTETCPHGMGTFGDRVTTLGGNAVKNAAIDARRILFESAAKHLHSQLDQLSVKEGVIYSSNGELINFAEASELASYEQAGATIIGHGSFQPPNVSMVDPITKVGNVSCAYPFVTQIVELAVNRETGEIKLLNVVSSHDLGRAINPMMAEGQVHGAVAMGLGFALYESMIEKNGTVANQSFKHGSMPRMTDMPPLISLLIESDDPNGPYGAKGLGEPALTSIAPAVANAIYDAVGVRIRSLPITPEKMLAAIQEKIDSERDDDRYEEINVM; encoded by the coding sequence GTGTATTCTGTTATAGGTAAATCACACCCTTTGATTGATGCCGTAGACAAAGTTACAGGCAGACAAATTTTTGGAAGCGACTACAGTGTTGAGGGAATGCTCTTTGGTTCCGTCTTGCGCAGCCCATTCCCGCATGCATACATAAGAGGCATTGATGCCTCCAATGCTAAAGCCGTTAAAGGTGTCAGGGCCGTCGTTACAGGAAAAGATATAGAAATGCCGTACTATTCTGTTGCTGGCGTATCTAAACTTGACGAACAAATACTGGCATTTGATAAGGTTCGCTATGTTGGGGATGAAGTGGCGGTCGTTGCCGCGGACACGTTGGACGCGGCGCAGGAAGCTGCCTCGCGCATAAAAGTTGATTATGAAGAAATGCCGGCGGTGTTTGACACGGAGGAGGCAATGCGGGCTGACGCCCCTATTATTCATGAGCGCTTTGGATCTAATATCGCCAATGTGATGAATGTAAGTCACGGTGATATAGAAATGGCTCTGGGTGAGGCGGCATTGGTCGTAACGGGAGAATTCACTTCCGGCAGGATACACCATGGCTACCTTGAACCCAACGCTGGAGTGGCTTCATGGATTGGGGATAAGATAACCTTCTGGCTGCCTACACAGTCGCCGGTGCTTGCAAGAATGACATACGCGAAGGCGCTTGGAGTAAGGCGCGATCAGGTCAAGGTGGTACAATTACCATTAGGCGGCGGTTTTGGCGGAAAACTTGAATACAAGCTTCACCCTCTTTGCGCATTGCTTTCAAAATTCAGCGGACGTCCGGTGAAAATGGTTAATACGCGCCAAGAGGAGATGACGGCCTCTCTGCCCCGAGTACCGATAAAGCTCCGCATGCAGCTGGCTCTGTCAGCTGAAGGTAAATTCCTTGGCAAAAAAGTGCGCCTTGTTTGTGATAACGGCGCTTATATGAACTATGGCATTGGGATACAACTCAGTGCGACGACACGCAACGATAATTTATACCGCATCGAAAATATTAAGACCGAAAGTTATTTGGTCTACACTAATTCAATGCCAACGGGTGCTTTTCGTGGCTTTGGCTGTCCTCAAAGCCATTTTGCGCAGGAAACGTTGATAGATGAGGCTGCCGTAAAACTCGGTATTGACCCGGCAGGACTTCGTTTGATGAATGCAAGTCAAAAAGATGACATTACGCCGCATAATTGGTGGTTTGGAAGCTGCGGTTTTTCCGACTGTATAAAACAGAGCGTGGAAGCGGCGAAATGGTCTGAAAAGAAGAAAGAATATCAGCTTACTCACAACGATAAATGGAGCAAAGGTATTGGTATTGCCTCATGCCTCCACGTATCTGGCAATAGGACTTTTTTGCCCTTCTTTGATGGATCTTCAGCATTAGTACGCATTAATGAAGAAGGTCGCGTAACCATATTTCCAGGAGAAGTTGATATGGGACAGGGGTGCAAAACTGTCTTTGCGATGATTGCGGCAGAAGAGCTGGGGATACCGGTAGATTGGGTATCTGTCGCGGACATGGATACGGAAACTTGCCCGCATGGAATGGGGACTTTTGGCGACAGAGTCACCACTCTGGGAGGTAATGCGGTGAAGAACGCCGCTATCGACGCAAGGAGGATATTGTTTGAATCGGCGGCTAAGCATCTCCATTCTCAACTGGATCAACTGAGCGTTAAAGAGGGTGTGATTTACAGTTCAAACGGCGAGTTGATAAATTTTGCCGAAGCGTCAGAATTGGCATCCTACGAACAGGCTGGAGCTACCATAATAGGGCATGGCAGTTTTCAGCCGCCCAACGTCAGTATGGTTGACCCCATAACAAAAGTTGGAAACGTTTCCTGCGCCTATCCGTTTGTTACACAGATCGTTGAGCTTGCCGTCAATCGTGAGACTGGCGAAATAAAATTGTTGAATGTGGTCTCTTCACATGATCTGGGGCGGGCGATAAATCCAATGATGGCGGAAGGGCAAGTCCACGGCGCGGTGGCGATGGGATTAGGTTTTGCCCTGTATGAATCTATGATTGAGAAGAATGGAACTGTGGCCAATCAGAGCTTTAAGCACGGCAGTATGCCAAGAATGACCGACATGCCCCCGCTTATTTCACTGTTGATTGAATCGGATGATCCCAATGGCCCTTACGGAGCAAAAGGGCTTGGCGAACCTGCGCTGACATCGATTGCTCCCGCAGTTGCGAATGCTATTTATGACGCTGTCGGCGTCCGCATACGCAGTTTGCCAATTACACCGGAAAAAATGCTGGCAGCGATTCAAGAAAAAATTGATTCAGAAAGGGATGATGATCGTTATGAAGAAATCAATGTTATGTAA
- a CDS encoding FAD binding domain-containing protein: MRNFSYVKIKDTDELLQRLNERNGRIWAGGTDFMLKLKHNMTRPGIVFDISCVKELCNISSDGDYMRIGSCVKLAEIVNSKLIKDWAPLLVMFAGNIGSMEVRNVGTIGGNICASRANCGVCFLPGCRAMTGDRSTRPCRNAAYADMLLPLKAYGASVVIKSNAGERHVLIKDFFKGDGGIDLNVNEVLTEVLLQGMCKGHFGMAELRQPLKMGFPYISVIARRRSDSYDLTIGGSTKKIYSFQNVCRNNINSLCGEIEFVGTLKLSEGYRKKALPSVMQEAIDRAGQE; encoded by the coding sequence ATGCGTAATTTTTCGTATGTAAAAATAAAAGATACGGATGAACTGCTCCAGCGTTTGAATGAAAGAAATGGGCGAATCTGGGCCGGAGGTACAGACTTCATGCTGAAGCTCAAGCACAATATGACGCGTCCCGGAATAGTTTTCGATATCTCATGTGTGAAAGAGCTATGTAATATTAGTTCTGATGGTGACTATATGCGCATAGGCTCCTGCGTGAAGCTTGCTGAGATAGTGAATAGCAAGCTTATAAAAGACTGGGCGCCGCTGCTGGTGATGTTTGCGGGAAATATAGGCTCTATGGAGGTTCGTAACGTCGGAACAATCGGCGGCAATATATGTGCCTCGCGAGCAAATTGCGGCGTATGTTTTCTTCCGGGATGCCGCGCTATGACAGGAGACCGTTCAACGCGCCCCTGCCGCAATGCGGCATATGCGGATATGCTGTTGCCTTTAAAGGCATACGGAGCGTCTGTCGTGATCAAAAGCAACGCAGGAGAACGCCATGTTTTAATAAAAGATTTTTTCAAAGGAGATGGCGGAATAGACCTTAACGTCAATGAAGTGCTGACCGAAGTGCTGTTGCAAGGAATGTGCAAAGGGCATTTTGGCATGGCTGAACTTCGCCAACCGTTAAAGATGGGGTTTCCATATATATCTGTGATAGCTAGGCGCCGCAGCGATAGTTATGACCTGACAATCGGCGGTTCTACAAAGAAAATATATTCCTTTCAGAATGTTTGTCGGAATAATATAAATTCTCTTTGCGGTGAAATTGAATTTGTCGGTACGCTTAAACTCTCGGAAGGATATCGCAAGAAAGCTCTTCCGTCTGTAATGCAAGAAGCTATTGACAGGGCGGGACAGGAATAA
- a CDS encoding carbon-nitrogen family hydrolase, producing MKISSIQLEIKNSRSKKETINYVLELMDKCAGDDLIVLPELWNIGFFSYDEYKATSESLEGETATTISHKAKELRAYVYSGSFVEARNGKYYNTSILFDREGRNVLEYRKMHLFSYKCREPEILTPGEEMSVVSTEFGRVGLATCYDLRFPELFRKMVIEQGAEFFLVTSAWPFPRVEAWNALNQVRALENTCYLISCNAAGVDHGIRLAGHSQIVDPWGYVIASSGYEETIVRAEISSGSVYRIRKEFPVLEDRRLTV from the coding sequence ATGAAAATATCTTCTATTCAGTTAGAAATAAAGAATTCCCGCAGTAAAAAAGAGACAATAAATTATGTGTTGGAACTTATGGATAAATGCGCCGGAGATGATCTTATTGTCCTTCCAGAGCTCTGGAACATAGGCTTCTTCAGCTATGATGAGTATAAGGCTACCAGCGAGAGTCTTGAGGGGGAAACGGCCACAACGATATCACATAAGGCCAAAGAGCTTCGCGCCTATGTTTATTCAGGCAGCTTTGTTGAGGCCAGGAACGGCAAATACTACAACACAAGCATACTTTTCGACCGTGAGGGCCGTAACGTTTTGGAGTACAGGAAGATGCACCTTTTCTCATATAAATGCAGGGAGCCTGAGATTCTTACCCCAGGAGAAGAGATGTCCGTAGTTTCCACGGAATTCGGACGTGTCGGTCTCGCGACATGCTATGATCTGCGCTTTCCCGAACTGTTCAGAAAGATGGTTATCGAACAAGGTGCAGAATTTTTCCTCGTTACGTCGGCTTGGCCATTTCCGAGGGTTGAGGCGTGGAACGCGCTTAATCAGGTCAGAGCGTTGGAGAATACCTGCTATCTGATTTCATGCAACGCGGCAGGCGTGGATCATGGAATACGCCTTGCAGGACACAGCCAGATCGTTGACCCCTGGGGGTATGTGATCGCTTCTTCCGGCTACGAAGAGACGATTGTGAGAGCTGAGATATCATCCGGCAGCGTATATAGAATCAGAAAAGAATTCCCTGTCCTTGAAGATCGCCGCCTGACGGTATAA
- a CDS encoding TRAP transporter large permease has product MLACLITILLAAMALGVPIFISMSLSTITAMLAFGNYDIVIAMQRLFDGMDKFSLMSMPFYILAADIMIVGGLSKRILDFADVFIGGFHGSLALTTEASSMFFGALSGSSPATVSAIGTMMYPQLVKSGYGPKFSTGLITSAGSVAILIPPSITFIVYGAVTGVSIGALFMAGFGAGLVYGAGVLLYSYWYARKNNIPLSKSATWDEKWKATKDASWALGVPIIIMGGIMSGMFTPTEAAGVSVVYAAFVTSVIYKELTFKGLIKALLRSSVTISQLMILLGAAALFGWAFTVTYVPQMFMAHLVEVVNSPYVFLLILNIVFLILGMFIDGSAAITIMAPLFYRPALSMGIDPVHLGAVAVSNFAIGMFTPPFGLNLFVSKTISDLKMSGIYSAVLPFIIINIITLLLITYIPDISLLIPKLTGYVGSQSVLGTM; this is encoded by the coding sequence ATGTTAGCATGCCTCATAACAATATTGCTTGCGGCGATGGCGTTAGGCGTACCGATTTTTATTTCCATGTCGCTTTCGACAATTACTGCAATGCTTGCTTTTGGTAACTACGATATAGTCATTGCAATGCAGAGACTCTTTGACGGTATGGATAAATTTTCTCTCATGTCAATGCCATTCTATATTCTTGCCGCAGATATCATGATCGTAGGCGGTCTTTCAAAAAGGATATTGGATTTTGCGGATGTGTTTATTGGGGGATTTCACGGAAGCCTCGCGCTGACGACGGAAGCGAGCAGCATGTTTTTTGGAGCTCTTTCAGGTTCCAGCCCAGCGACTGTTTCCGCTATAGGCACGATGATGTATCCCCAATTGGTGAAAAGCGGGTATGGTCCGAAGTTTTCGACTGGTCTGATTACATCAGCAGGATCGGTTGCAATTCTTATTCCGCCAAGCATTACATTTATCGTTTACGGAGCGGTTACTGGCGTTTCAATCGGAGCTTTGTTTATGGCTGGTTTTGGCGCGGGGCTTGTCTACGGCGCCGGAGTATTACTCTATAGCTATTGGTACGCAAGGAAAAATAACATTCCACTCTCAAAATCTGCTACTTGGGATGAAAAGTGGAAGGCAACGAAGGATGCGTCGTGGGCTTTAGGTGTTCCCATAATCATTATGGGTGGGATAATGAGCGGCATGTTCACACCGACAGAAGCGGCCGGAGTTTCTGTTGTGTATGCGGCTTTTGTAACGTCCGTTATATACAAAGAGCTGACTTTTAAAGGGTTGATCAAAGCTTTGCTGCGCTCAAGCGTTACAATATCGCAGCTTATGATCCTCTTGGGAGCGGCGGCGCTTTTTGGCTGGGCGTTTACAGTTACGTACGTTCCTCAAATGTTTATGGCTCATTTAGTGGAAGTAGTTAATTCTCCGTACGTATTTTTGCTCATATTAAACATAGTGTTTTTAATTTTGGGCATGTTCATTGATGGCAGCGCGGCAATTACTATAATGGCGCCGCTATTTTACAGACCCGCGCTGTCAATGGGAATAGATCCCGTCCATTTAGGTGCTGTAGCCGTATCGAATTTTGCGATAGGTATGTTCACTCCACCGTTTGGCCTGAACTTGTTTGTTTCTAAAACTATATCAGATTTAAAAATGTCTGGGATATATAGTGCTGTTCTACCGTTTATAATCATTAATATAATAACCCTTTTGTTAATAACATATATTCCTGACATAAGTCTGCTTATACCTAAATTGACCGGTTACGTTGGCAGCCAGAGCGTGCTTGGAACGATGTAG
- a CDS encoding tRNA-dihydrouridine synthase has protein sequence MNMKPNMQVEYCGVNFKNPLIVASATPTKNAEYMRKCCEAGAGGLISKTISPEPLAQQYSNPRFTILHKSGWPNIYSNYSAEFLCTYNTEEWWPQMVEAKKVCDEYNTTLVGSISGVSIPNWQELAKKMEDIGVPMIELNFGCPHPKDLGYKSGQVLGNSPDAAAEVVNAVVNAVKIPVFTKLTGEAVNIVESAGKVKAAGASGVTVINRYSSLDIDIKTGRPILHSAYAGVGGPWMRPIMLKWVAKIAKEHNIPISATNGIYTWEDFAKAMMVGATTVQVCTAIIYGGKKFGVIKDILDGFENYLIENNISAAKDIIGKTLPQIVTWDKVNRDIRPCSSVDPEKCNGCGLCPNWCFKDAITMTGEGEDAKAVIDSNKCEGCGLCPSLCPEDAVSIKADTPIFLGDFN, from the coding sequence ATGAACATGAAACCAAATATGCAAGTTGAATATTGCGGCGTAAACTTTAAAAACCCCCTTATCGTTGCCTCCGCGACTCCGACGAAGAACGCCGAGTATATGCGGAAATGCTGCGAAGCCGGCGCCGGCGGCTTGATCAGCAAAACTATCAGCCCTGAACCGCTTGCGCAGCAATACAGCAACCCGCGCTTTACGATACTTCACAAGTCTGGGTGGCCAAATATCTATTCAAATTATTCAGCTGAGTTCCTCTGCACTTACAACACTGAAGAATGGTGGCCCCAGATGGTTGAGGCTAAAAAAGTATGCGACGAATACAATACGACGTTGGTAGGCAGCATATCCGGGGTTTCCATCCCGAACTGGCAGGAGCTCGCCAAAAAGATGGAAGATATCGGTGTGCCGATGATAGAACTGAATTTTGGCTGTCCGCACCCCAAGGATCTTGGATATAAGAGCGGCCAGGTACTTGGCAATTCGCCTGATGCTGCCGCGGAAGTTGTAAATGCCGTTGTAAACGCAGTTAAAATCCCAGTGTTTACGAAACTTACGGGAGAAGCTGTCAATATTGTTGAGTCCGCCGGTAAGGTCAAAGCGGCAGGAGCGAGCGGCGTTACAGTAATCAACAGATATTCGTCATTGGATATCGATATAAAAACAGGGCGGCCTATCCTCCATTCTGCGTATGCTGGGGTTGGCGGTCCGTGGATGAGGCCGATCATGCTTAAATGGGTCGCGAAGATCGCTAAGGAACACAATATACCGATCTCAGCGACGAACGGAATTTATACATGGGAGGACTTTGCCAAAGCAATGATGGTTGGCGCAACGACTGTTCAGGTCTGCACCGCGATAATATACGGCGGCAAAAAATTCGGCGTCATTAAGGATATCCTAGATGGTTTTGAAAATTATCTTATCGAAAACAACATTTCCGCCGCAAAGGATATCATTGGCAAAACCCTTCCGCAGATCGTCACATGGGACAAGGTTAACCGTGATATTAGGCCATGCAGTTCCGTCGATCCCGAGAAGTGTAACGGATGCGGACTCTGCCCGAACTGGTGTTTTAAGGACGCAATAACCATGACCGGAGAAGGCGAAGATGCAAAAGCCGTCATTGATAGCAATAAATGCGAAGGATGCGGACTTTGCCCGTCGCTCTGCCCAGAGGATGCTGTCTCTATCAAAGCAGACACACCCATATTCTTGGGTGACTTTAATTAA
- a CDS encoding (2Fe-2S)-binding protein has product MTTIRINEKVYSAEVNSCMSLLDFIRNVAHLTGTKKGCDNGDCGSCTVLLDGKAVLSCMMLAHQAEGHSVTTIEGLAEADDLHPVQKAFVEAGAIQCGYCTPGMVMAAVGFLSENSDPTSEEIRHAMVGHLCRCSGYENIVKAVGFAAKHLADIAVRTKFDQGGE; this is encoded by the coding sequence ATGACAACTATTAGAATCAATGAAAAAGTATACAGCGCTGAGGTCAACTCCTGCATGTCTCTGCTCGATTTTATAAGGAATGTCGCGCACCTTACAGGGACTAAAAAAGGCTGCGACAATGGTGACTGTGGTTCATGCACCGTCCTTTTGGACGGTAAAGCTGTTTTGTCATGTATGATGCTGGCGCATCAGGCCGAAGGACATTCCGTAACAACGATAGAGGGGCTTGCAGAAGCAGATGATCTGCATCCGGTGCAAAAGGCTTTCGTTGAAGCTGGGGCAATTCAATGCGGGTACTGCACACCTGGTATGGTTATGGCTGCCGTGGGGTTTCTTTCTGAGAACAGCGATCCCACTTCGGAAGAAATACGCCACGCTATGGTTGGACATCTTTGTCGCTGCAGCGGTTACGAGAACATCGTGAAGGCCGTTGGTTTTGCTGCAAAGCATTTGGCGGATATTGCTGTACGGACAAAATTTGATCAAGGAGGGGAATAG
- a CDS encoding DUF4276 family protein, translating to MKQTLDIILPQILSEDTSFITIPHQGCGDLRISVENKLKSWRGDDMRFVIVHDKDNKDCRLLKQELAKICKPYNRKVLIRIACQELEAWYFGDLKAVSAAYGKNLSPLANKNKYRYPDNIRNPKELLRRLIPEHQQISGAKRIACHMDLSANSSASFNTFINGVRRLENTDNV from the coding sequence ATGAAACAGACGCTTGACATTATCCTCCCACAAATATTATCTGAAGACACAAGCTTTATCACGATCCCGCATCAAGGCTGCGGAGACTTAAGAATATCCGTGGAAAACAAGTTAAAGAGCTGGCGCGGTGATGACATGCGTTTCGTCATCGTTCACGATAAGGACAACAAAGACTGCCGCCTTCTCAAACAGGAGCTTGCTAAGATATGCAAACCATACAACCGAAAGGTGCTGATCAGAATCGCTTGCCAGGAACTGGAAGCTTGGTATTTCGGCGATTTAAAAGCCGTTTCCGCGGCGTATGGTAAAAATTTATCGCCGCTTGCGAATAAAAACAAATACCGCTATCCCGACAACATTCGCAATCCAAAAGAACTATTGCGGCGGCTGATCCCCGAACATCAACAAATATCAGGAGCCAAGCGCATAGCCTGCCACATGGATCTGTCAGCCAATAGCTCGGCAAGCTTCAATACTTTCATCAACGGCGTGCGGCGTTTGGAAAATACAGATAACGTATAA
- a CDS encoding TRAP transporter substrate-binding protein translates to MRKCFAGIMAAVALAGVFFAGQASADIKIKTIKYAMTVPMDDVGGVGLKVFIEQIDKLSGGKIKVQTFTGAQLGSVKAHFDAAQSGGMDIVYAAASAVSGIVPEINITDLPFFLPGNYKDNWKVLDASVSKAIGKYLNERMGLHFLGFSSYGFKQFHTTNKVIHNVNDMSGMKMRILPSKLLVAEMKAWGAVPTPIDFSEVYTALQQGVADGGENTAHGTERVKWYEVQKGFTVTYHCNFLGLQVANEKWWKSLTDEEKEIVSKAAAANIKAQRDYLVADEEACIERLGKKGLKIYRLNDSERKEFIDKSRSVWDLYKAQGETSKQLFDAAQKDIKSLAGK, encoded by the coding sequence ATGAGAAAGTGTTTTGCGGGAATTATGGCGGCGGTTGCGTTGGCTGGAGTGTTTTTTGCGGGGCAGGCCTCGGCGGATATCAAGATTAAAACAATCAAATATGCAATGACTGTTCCTATGGATGATGTCGGAGGCGTGGGGTTAAAAGTTTTTATTGAACAGATTGATAAGCTTTCGGGAGGTAAGATAAAGGTCCAGACATTTACCGGAGCACAGCTTGGTAGCGTAAAGGCACACTTCGACGCGGCGCAGTCCGGCGGAATGGATATTGTCTATGCCGCAGCTTCCGCTGTCAGCGGAATCGTCCCTGAAATCAATATCACCGACCTTCCATTTTTCCTTCCAGGTAATTACAAGGATAACTGGAAAGTGTTGGATGCCTCTGTATCAAAGGCGATCGGTAAATACTTGAATGAGAGGATGGGGCTGCATTTCCTGGGATTTTCATCGTACGGGTTTAAACAGTTCCATACGACAAATAAGGTCATCCATAATGTTAACGATATGAGTGGTATGAAAATGCGCATACTCCCTTCAAAACTTCTGGTAGCGGAAATGAAGGCCTGGGGTGCCGTTCCTACGCCGATAGATTTCAGTGAGGTCTATACCGCTCTGCAACAGGGGGTTGCCGACGGAGGGGAGAACACCGCCCATGGAACTGAGAGAGTCAAATGGTATGAGGTACAGAAGGGCTTTACTGTAACTTACCATTGTAACTTCCTTGGGCTTCAGGTTGCCAACGAAAAATGGTGGAAGTCGTTGACGGACGAAGAAAAAGAAATCGTCTCTAAGGCAGCGGCTGCGAATATAAAAGCTCAGAGAGATTACCTTGTCGCAGATGAAGAGGCGTGTATCGAGAGACTTGGAAAAAAGGGCCTGAAAATCTATCGACTTAATGACTCGGAGAGAAAGGAATTTATAGACAAATCACGCTCTGTTTGGGATTTGTATAAAGCTCAGGGAGAGACGAGCAAACAGCTTTTTGATGCCGCACAGAAAGATATAAAATCTCTAGCGGGTAAATAA